CGTAAACAAAAGGTTTCTTCAATATTACACAAGCGTCATTGATAAGATAACGCGCAGGAAAATTATCGGTGGCGTCTACGACCACATCATAATCCCTTATGATTTCTAGTGCATTGGATGCCACCAAAAATGTTTTATGAACGATTATTGCTGTATTGGAATTTTGAGCTATTAATTGTTTCTTGGCAGCCTCAGCTTTTGATTCTCCTACCGTGTCTTCATTATATAATACCTGTCTATGTAAATTGGATAGGATAATATTATCATTGTCCACTATTCCCAAAGCCCCAATACCCATGGCGTTTAGATAGGTTAGTACAGGTACTCCCAAACCTCCTGCACCAATAATCAATACCCTAGCATCCGCTAGCTTTCTTTGGCTTTCTTCGCCAAAACCTTTTAAGATTGTCTGCCTTGAATAGCGGTTAAAATTCATTTGTCTAATATAGTGAAAAGCAAAAAAGTTAAGCTTGCCAAACAATAAGCTTTCTGTTAACAAAGTACTACAGCGAATGACTTGTGAAACTCTTAGCCCTTTGCCAGTTTTTCCAAAGCCATTTCATACTCCAACTTGGAGTTGGCGTTGAGTAATATTTCCTTTTTTTGAGGGTAAACCAATTGTACATGGTTATTTATAAGGAATTTTCGTGGACACGTACCGTTCCCGTCTTCCAAATAGTACATTGAAGTACGCAAAGCGCTTGGCTCCCATATGGCGAAGAGCGGCTCCGGAAGCGGGTTTTCAATGTCTGCATAAGCGGTCGCCATCTTGTTCACATCCCTATTGGTAATGAGCTCTTCTAAAGCCATCCTATCTATCAAAGGGAGGTCACAGGCTAATACCAGCCATGCTACATCAGGAAAAGCCTTATGCGCGGATAATAAACCGTTATAAGGACCACGGTACTCATTTTTATCAACTATAGTGTTAACCTCAGATGCAATTTCTTCTTTTTGATTTTCCCGAATACTCAGATATGTGGCGTCACAGACTTGATTGAGCAATTGGTACAAATATTCTCTCTGTGCAATACCGTGATAGGAAATTAGACCTTTATCCTCCCCCATTCGGGTACTTTTCCCTCCAGAGAGTACAAGACCGTATATCTTAGCGTTGGAAATCATTCTTACCTCCTTTTTTTTGTTCTAAACGTACGCTAGAGATTACAATATCCTGAGATAATGCCTTGCACATATCATAAATTGTTAATGCTGCAATAGAAACACCCGTCAACGCTTCCATTTCTACCCCTGTTTTGCCATTACACTTTACCGTACAGGTAATTTGAAACTGATTGTCGCCCGGGGCAATATCCAGATGTATTTTGGTTAGATTAATTTGATGGCACAATGGTATTAGTTCCGCCGTTTTTTTAACACCTTGTATACCGGCAATGACCGCTGTCTGCAGGATACTGCCTTTCTTTCCTAAAAAATCCTGATCGGAAAGTGTTTGAAATACACTCGCAGGGAATGTTACACTGCCACTTGCGATAGCCACCCTAGCGGATGAGGTCTTATCGGAAACATCTACCATGGCCGCATTACCTTCCTCGTTTATGTGTGATAAGCTTTTCATTATTACCCTCCTATTGATGTCATTGAATTGGAAAATACGTCTTTATATTTTTCCTGAGCCTCAAATCCCGTTTTAGCCCTACTACCTACAGCTTTTAAAATTTCATCCTTTATTCTTTCTTCAGAATTGGCTCCTCTCAAAATTTCTCTAAGATTTGCACTTGCTTTAGCGTAAAGGCAAGTAATAACATCTCCTGTAGCCGATATTCGTAAGCGATTACAGCTGCCACAAAATGTTCTGCTAAAGGAAGGAATTACACCAAAGGAACCTTTAAAACCGGGAATCTTGTAATTAATGGATGTAGACGTTTCCGGGGATATCAGCTTATAATAATCTGGATAGGCCTCTCTGATATGTTCTAAGATGCGTTTGTAATCCCAAGTAATGGACTGAAACTTCTTAGAACCACCATTAAATGGCATTTCTTCTAAATAGCGAACGGCGACATCGTAATGCCTGGTAAGTTCCAAAATCGGTAAAATATCTTGCGTGTTTTGACCATCCAGTGCTATAAAGTTAATTCTGACATTGAAACCTTCCGTTATTAAACGTATCAAATTGTTATGAACTACATCATATTGATTTCTCCTCGTAATACGCTCAAAAGTAGCTTTGTCAATGGCATCCAGGCTTACATTAATATTCTTAATACCCAATCCCTTAAGTTCATCAATATAGGGACCGATCAATGTAGCATTTGTGGTTATGGAGATATCCTCAAGGCCTTTCATACTGGCGAGCTGCGCCAACAAGACCATGACATCCTTCCGTACGAAAGGTTCGCCTCCTGTAATACGAATTTTGTTGATACCCTGCGACACCAAAATAGCACTGAGTTTTGATAATTCCTCGATAGTGAAGAGTTTATCGTTCTTAGCAAAATTAATACCCTCAGAGGGCATACAATAATTACAACGCAAGTTACACCTATCGGTCACCGCTAAACGTAAATAATTAATGGTTCTATTATGATTGTCTACTAACATTTATCTCTAGTACAGGTTCAGAAATCAAAATAACGGAACATGATTTCTACTAATCACAGTCTTGTTCATGGATGGGCCGAAACCCATACCGTTTTATTTTTAAAAATTTCTTTTTTCCAGATAGGAACCGTTTCTTTAAGGGTATCGATTAAAAAGCGGCAAGCCTCAAAACATGCTGACCGATGTGCAGATGACGCACCCACGATAACCACTGGTTCTTCTACACCTTTATGTCCTACGGCATGTTTCATTACAACCTTGTTCAGTTTCCATTTTTCAATAGCTTCATCTGCAATTTTCTCCATTTCCTTCAAGGCCATCTTTTTATACGTCTCAAACGCTAATGCCACAACTTCTTCGTTCTGGGTAAAATCTCGTACGGCACCTATAAAAACACAAATACCTCCACTGTGCGGGTCCGATAACTCGGTATACACTTGGGAAGTATCAATGTGTTCTACAATTTCTATTCGCTTCTTCATTAGCCACCACTTACTGGAGGAATAATGGCTACTTCATCATTCCTTTTCAAAGGTACATTATCTTGGGCATATTCACTATTAACTGCCACGGCCATAGTTGTTAATCTAGAAAATTCCGGATACGTATGCACTAAATGTTTTTTTAGGGCCCCAACAGTTTCCGGAGCTTCAGATTCTGATGAAAATGCCATTTGTGAGGCGCCAACGATATCCTTTGCAATTCCAAAAAATAATACCTCCATATTATCCTAGAATTGGTTGAGCATTCATATTACTCACAAATGGTTGCTTGTACAGCCTATTACCGGTAGCTTTTTTAATCGCAATGGCAACTGCGGCCCCGGCAGGTGGTAATGTGGGTTCTCCCAGCCCCGTTGGGCTCAATGTATTTTTAATGAAATGGGTTTCCACCACTGGGGTTTCGTTCATCCGTATCAACCTATATCCGTCAAAATTCTTACTTTGTGGTTCGCCATCTTTAAAGGAAAAGTCTCCGTACATAGCATGACCAACGCCGTCAATGGCACCTCCTTCAATTTGATTTAATGCACCTAAGGGATTCACCACTATTCCACAATCAACCGCTACCGTAATTCTTTTCACGACGGGCGTATTCCCTTCCATGACTACATCTGCAACCTCAGCGACGTGGGTATTGTGACAATAATAAGCACAAATCCCTTGGAAAACTCCCTCCTTATCCGTTCCATAACCCGATTTTTCAACAGCTAGTTGCAGCACATCCTGCAATCTTTCCGCAGAATACTGAATACGGTCGTCAGTGGTGCCTTTTACCTTTTCTAACAAATCCATGCGCATTTTCACAGGGTCTTTCTCGGTCAGCTCTGCCAGTTCGTCCAAAAAACTCTGCTCGGCATAGGAAAGGAAGTTGGTGTATGGCGCGCGCCAGGCACCTGTTGAAATATTACTGTCGTAACTTGCTACATCTACTTGATAGTTCTCAATGGCACCCGCAGGGAAAAAGTTAGGTATCAGTCCGTACATGTTACCGTTCACAGCGGCTTCTTTTAATTGATATCCCGTAATTTCACCATCCTTTACACTTGCTTTAATTCTGTATTTTATTGCAGGGCGATAGACTCCCGTGGTCATATCATCCTCTCGTGTAGAAACCATTTTAACCGGTTTTCTGATAGCATCCGAAATTTCAGCAGCTTCGTAAACGAAATCGCCATACAGGCGTCTTCCAAATCCACCGCCCATTCGCGTCATTTCTAAATGCACCTCTTCCATATCACGGCCTAGTAATTCGGCCACGGTCGAGGCCGCATCCGCCGGAGTTTGAACCGGACCTACCAAATGAATTTTCTCGTCCGTCACATCCGCAAAGAAATTCATAGGTTCCATAGTGTTGTGCGGTAAAAAGGGGGATTCATAAGTGCGTTCTAGGATGGTATCCGCAGCTGCAAATGCCTTTGTTACATCACCATCTTTACGTAATGTTTTAAATTCTTTCCCATCTAGTAGTCCCGTAAGTATTTTATCATGTGCCGCTGTGCTTTCTAATGGCGTACCATTTGACCACACCGCTTTAATCGCCTTTTTGGCTTTTATGGCACTCCAGGTATTTTCGGCGATTACCACAACTTTTTCCGTTGGGGCCAATTTTGCCGTCCAGTTCACCTGCTCCCCACTTAATAATTTTTTAGCTTTATCCCCTATTTTGATAACGTCTACAACACCCGGCATCGCCTTAGCATCGGTTGCATCAAAAGATTCCAATACTTGTCCGAAGGCAGGAGGTCTGAGTACTGTAGCATACAACATACCGTCAACCTTATAATCCAGACCAAAAAGAGGCTTACCGGTAATAATCTTATCAATATCAACATTGCCCCTGTCCGTACCGATTATGCTAAAATCTTCAGGGTCCTTCAAAACAATCTTTTCTATCGCTTCCTCGTTAGCGTCCCCTTCCACAATTTCGGCATAACTAGCGGCCCTTTCGCTCTCGAGAATTGCCGCTTCGTTGGCGACATCCCCATAGGTTAATGTTTCACCTTTCGAATTCGTGATAACACCCTGCTTTGCGGTACATTCAGAAGGGTCTACCCCCCAACGCGCCGCCGCTGCATTAACCAAAATCTGACGGGCCGAAGCTCCTGTTTCACGAAGCGCATCCCATCCAAAACGAATGGACTGACTTCCGCCGGCAACTTGCCTTGTAAAATTCTTTGTATCCAACGCACCTTGTACTACATTCACGTGTTCCCAGGGTACGTCCAACTCTTCGGCAATAAGCATGGGCATTGCTGTTTTAACACCTTGGCCTATCTCTGGATTGGGAGAAAATATGGTCACCATACCTTCATTGGATATTTTAATGAACGCATTAAAATTATTATAGTTTAAAGACGCTATATCCACCGGCATCTTTACATTATCCTTACAAGCTGTAAACAAATTAAAACCGATAAGCATTCCGCCACTAGCCAATGAGGAAGTTCTTAAAAACGACCTTCTACTAAATTTTGATGGGATTATTGTTGACATGATTTACGATTTTAGATTAGGTCAGTTTATTTTCAGCTGCCAAGGCGACCGCTTTTTCGATTCTATTGTAAGACGCACAGCGACAAATATTACCGTGCATAGCCCCTCTTATTTCTTTGCTTGAAGGATTGGGATTTCTTTCTAAAAATGCCGATGCGGTCATGATCTGACCAGCTTGACAGTAGCCACATTGTGGAACATCTATTTCTTTCCAGGCTTCCTGTACTGGATGGGAACCATCTTCGGAAAGGCCTTCTATAGTAGTGATCTCCTTGCCATCTAATTGTGAGACCGTAAGCTGACAGCTACGTGCAGCATTACCGTCCACGTGAACCGTACAAGCTCCGCATTGGCCTATTCCACATCCAAATTTGGTGCCGACCATATTCAATTGGTCGCGCAAGGCCCACAGCAAGGGCATATCATCCGAAGCCTCAAATTCTCGGGACTTCCCATTAATCTTTAAATTGTAAGTTGGCATAATTGTGTTGTTAGATGAGTATGTTGTTATCAATACTATTCCTAAAGAAAAGGAAATGTTAGGGTAAAATAAAAGCCCTTGTGTTCACAAGAGCTTCTAAGGTACTTATAATATTTCAGGATTTGATTTTCTCTAGAATTGATTTAACCTTTTTTTAAGTTAAATTTTAATACTCTTCAACAAAAACTATTCTTTAGTCACATAGGCCGCTTCCTCAGGTTTTTGATAGAAAGTAGCTCCCTTCTTTTGAGTACTAAGTTCAACATTTTCAAAAGTCACCGTGCTTTTTTCTTCTTTGATGGTTTTACCTTCGTAGTTGTGCCATGTTATTGACTTTGGCAAAACAATTCCGTTTATATCCATCCAATCGGCGTAACGAATCCATTTTACATTATCCGAAACTTCACCACTACGGTAAGTAACAGTATAACCTAGCCATTGCATTTGAAAGGTTTCCGGATGGTAGTGAAGGTAGTACTCATCCTTAGAAGAAGCGCCCACATCATTATCATAGCTGATGCGTATACCTGGGTAGGAGACACCTTCGAATTTTAAATCCTCCGTGGCACCATAATTAATTCCGTCATCCGCCAAAACAAAAGGCATAGCATAAAAATAAAACATCAGATTATGATAAAATACGGCATCCCCGTTATAGCTCTTATCCATATCTAACAACCATACATGCTGCCCATCAAAACCTATAGAAAAGTTGGTCGTGGTAATTTTATCTTTCCTCGAAATAAGATCCACGGTATGGGTTTCTCTGGCATCGGGTTTAGGTAAATCAAAAACCAAAGTTCTTTGCTTCTCCCAGATATTCAATCCGCCGTGGGCATCAAAGACCTTTCTCAATTCTTCTGGAAAATCATTTAAGACAACCGTTTCTTCTTTTTGCTCTTCTTGTTTTTCTACTGGCTTTACCTGCTCTTTACAAGCCAAGAAAGTCAGAAATAACACTACATAAACTAATTTTTTCATTTTGGTTGGATTTTTTATTAGAACATCTGTCGTTACTTTTTAAAATACTTAACATATTCCATTATTTTTACGGGCGATGCCAGAAATTAAACATATCTCCAGTACGCAGAATACCTTGGTCAAAAAGATAGTGCTTTTGCGAGACAAATCAAAGGAACGTAAAAACACAGGACTTTTTATATTGGAAGGCAAAAGGGAGTTAGTACTGGCCCTACAGCGCAATTATAGTTTAGATACGCTCTTATTTAACGAAAAGTTAGTAACGGCTTCCACCATTCAAGAGAACATTGATCTTCATGCTAAAACCGATTTGGTTTCGGTTTCACAAGAGGTTTATGATAAAATAGCATACAGAAATACTACAGAGGGTATTATTGCTATTGTACAAGGGAAACCTCACCACCTTGAACAGTTAAAATTGGGAACTGAAAATCCACTTATTTTAGTTGCCGAGGCTCCAGAAAAACCAGGAAATATTGGTGCTTTACTAAGAACAGCCGATGCCGCCAATATTGATGCGGTGCTCATTGCCAATCCTAAAACAGATTTGTACAACCCTAATATTATACGTTCTAGCGTAGGCTGTGTCTTTACGGGTACTATTGCCACTGGCTCCTCCTCAGAGATTATTAGTTTCTTAAAGGCGAATAACATCGCTATTTTCTGTGCCGCATTAACAGCCTCTATAGACTATTCCAAAATAGATTACAAAGGCCCCACGGCAATAGTGGTAGGCACCGAGGATAGTGGATTAAGCGATGTATGGTTACAACAGTCCACCCAGAATATCATCATACCTATGGAGGGCCATATAGACTCTATGAACGTATCGGTATCCGCAGCAATACTTATATTTGAAGCGAAAAGACAGCGAAAAAGCCAATGACAACAAAAGAGCTAATCTGGCGTTTGCTTTTTAAGTTCAACCCAACCTATGAATAACACTCTTGTTTTTTACTGTATTTTAGGAATACTTATCCTTGAATTTGTAGTCTCTACCGTCTTAAACTATTTAAATTCAAGGCATTTCAAAGACGAGGTTCCTGAAGATTTGAAGGATGTTTATAACGAGGAAGAATATCAAAAATCACAAGCCTATAAACTAACCAACTACAGGTTTGGAATATTCACGTCGATTTTTTCCTTAACGCTTATTCTTTTGTTTCTGATGCTGGGGGGTTTTGGATGGGTAGACGATTTTGTGATGGACAAAACTGAAAATCCTGTCCTCCAAGCACTTCTATTTTTTGGTATTATCATGATCGGTAGTGACATTCTAAGCACTCCTTTTGGTATCTATCAAACATTTGGTATCGAGGAAAAATTCGGATTTAATAAAACTACCGTCAAAACCTTTATACTTGACAAAATAAAAGGATGGGCAATGACCCTTATTATTGGAGGTGCCCTACTTGCTTTGGTGATATGGTTCTTTCAATTTGCAGGAAAAAACTTCTGGTTATATACTTGGGCCCTAATTGCAGTTTTTACGCTGTTCATTAACCTATTCTACAGCAAACTCATAGTTCCACTTTTCAATAAACAGGAACCCTTACCAAACGGGAGTTTAAAGGAGAAAATAGAGGGCTATGCTCAAAATGTAGGTTTTGACCTGCAGCATATTTTTGTAATTAATGGATCTAAACGGTCAACCAAAGCCAACGCCTATTTTTCAGGATTTGGTAAGGAGAAACGCGTAACCTTATACGACACCTTAATCAACGATTTGGATGAGGACGAAATAGTCGCAGTGCTAGCCCATGAAGTGGGACATTACAAAAAGAAACATATCATCTTTAATCTCATTACCTCTATCCTACTCACTGGTGTAATGTTATTTATACTCTCTTTGTTCATCAATAATCCTGATATCTCTTTGGCCATAGGTGTTAATAGACCTAGTTTCCACGCGGCCTTAATAGGTTTTGGCATTCTTTACAGTCCTGTTTCAGAAATTACAGGTTTACTCATGAACCATTTTTCAAGAAAGTTTGAATATGAAGCGGACGATTACGCCAAAAACACATTTGCCGCACTCCCCTTGGTAAGCTCTTTAAAGAAGTTATCCAAAAATAGTTTAAGCAACCTCACCCCTCACCCAGCATATGTTTTTATGCACTATTCCCACCCACCTTTAATAGACAGAATTAGGAATTTAAAGGCTTAGTTTTTGTTGTATAGCAGCGTATATTGTGGTAATTTTAATCTAGAATGACACAAACCGCTATAGAAAAAGAAAACAAACTAATCGCCAAGCAATACAAAGAATTGCTGCGCATTAGCTACCAAACATTAACGGATGAGGATAAAAAACTTATTCGTAGTGCTTTTGAGATAGCGGTAGATGCTCATAAAGATCAGCGTAGAAAGTCCGGGGAAGCCTATATTTTTCATCCTATAGCAGTAGCAAAAATAGTGGCTTCCGAAATTGGTTTGGATGCTGTTTCCATAGCTTCGGCACTGCTGCACGATGTGGTCGAGGATACGGAATATACCTTGGACGATATTGATCGTATGTTCGGGGAAACCGTGGCAAGAATCGTCGATGGTCTAACAAAGATATCGCACCTTAAAAAAGATATGAATATCTCCCAGCAAGCGGAGAACTTCAGAAAAATGCTCCTTACACTGAATGATGATGTACGTGTCATCATCATAAAAATTGCGGATAGATATCATAATATGCTCACCATGGACTCCATGCCAGAGCACAAGCAAGTTAAAATCTCTTCAGAAACTCTCTACATTTATGCGCCCTTAGCGCATAGAATAGGGCTTTACAACATCAAGACCGAGTTAGAAGACTTGAGCTTAAAATATACAGAGCCAGAGGTTTACAACGCAATTAAAAATAAGATTGAAGAAAGTAAAGAAGAGCAACAGGCTTATATTGATTCTTTCTCGGACGTCATAGATAATTCCTTGAAAAAGGAAGGTTTAAACTACACCATAAAAGGCCGGATGAAATCTATTTTCTCCATGCGGCGGAAGATGAAAGCTCAAAATGTATCTTATGAAGAAATTTACGACAAGTTTGCCATACGTATCATTTACAAATCGGATGCGCAGAACGAAAAGTTTCTGGCTTGGAAAATATACTCCATTGTAACGGATCACTTTACGCCTAACCCGGTAAGATTGCGAGACTGGATATCCTCCCCGAAGTCCACAGGTTATGAGGCGCTTCATATCACTGTAATGGGACCGGAAGGAAAATGGGTAGAAGTACAAATACGAAGTGAGCGCATGCACGAGATTGCCGAAAAAGGATATGCAGCTCATTTCAAATACAAACACGGCAATCAAAAAGAACAGGGTATTGAAATTTGGCTCAACAAACTGCAAGAAGCCTTGGAGAACGCTAACACCAACGCGGTAGATTTTGTAGAGGAATTTAAATTAAATCTATATTCTAAGGAAATATTCGTTTTCACGCCTAAAGGAGAATTAAAATCCTTGCCAAAAGGAGCTACGCCGTTAGATTTTGCCTTTAGCATTCACACAGAAGTAGGTATGCGCACCCGCGGCGCAAAGGTGAACGGTAAATTAGTGCCACTTAATACTACTCTTAACAGTGGGGATAGATTGGAAATTATTACCTCCAATCAAGCAAAGCCAAATCAGAACTGGTTAGACTATGCAACTACGGCAAGGGCAAGGTCTAAAATTAAATCCGTCCTAAGGGAAGAAAAAAAGTCTATCGCAGAGGAAGGAAAAGAGATGCTAAGGCGAAAGTTGAAATCTCAAAAAATTACCCTGAACGAGGATTCGGTGAATAAGATGGTTACCTTTTTTAAGCTAAAGACCAGTTTAGACCTTTTCTACCGTGTTGGGATGGGCTCTATTGATAATCAAATGCTTAAGGATTTTGCATCCAATTACAATAATGCTTTTATAAGCTTCTTTAAAAATAAAATTAGAAGAACGCCGGCTCCCGAGGACGTTAATAAAGAAGAGATAACTTCCAAATACGACATGCTGGTATTTGGAAAAGAAGAAGAAAAATTGGACTATAAACTTTCTCAGTGCTGCAACCCTATTCCTGGCGATGAGGTTTTTGGTTTTGTAAGTGTTTCCGAAGGAATCAAAGTGCACAAAAAAAACTGTCCTAACGCCATTTCCTTGCAATCAAA
This genomic window from Maribacter sp. MJ134 contains:
- a CDS encoding NTP transferase domain-containing protein, yielding MISNAKIYGLVLSGGKSTRMGEDKGLISYHGIAQREYLYQLLNQVCDATYLSIRENQKEEIASEVNTIVDKNEYRGPYNGLLSAHKAFPDVAWLVLACDLPLIDRMALEELITNRDVNKMATAYADIENPLPEPLFAIWEPSALRTSMYYLEDGNGTCPRKFLINNHVQLVYPQKKEILLNANSKLEYEMALEKLAKG
- the moaC gene encoding cyclic pyranopterin monophosphate synthase MoaC, with protein sequence MKSLSHINEEGNAAMVDVSDKTSSARVAIASGSVTFPASVFQTLSDQDFLGKKGSILQTAVIAGIQGVKKTAELIPLCHQINLTKIHLDIAPGDNQFQITCTVKCNGKTGVEMEALTGVSIAALTIYDMCKALSQDIVISSVRLEQKKGGKNDFQR
- the moaA gene encoding GTP 3',8-cyclase MoaA, translated to MLVDNHNRTINYLRLAVTDRCNLRCNYCMPSEGINFAKNDKLFTIEELSKLSAILVSQGINKIRITGGEPFVRKDVMVLLAQLASMKGLEDISITTNATLIGPYIDELKGLGIKNINVSLDAIDKATFERITRRNQYDVVHNNLIRLITEGFNVRINFIALDGQNTQDILPILELTRHYDVAVRYLEEMPFNGGSKKFQSITWDYKRILEHIREAYPDYYKLISPETSTSINYKIPGFKGSFGVIPSFSRTFCGSCNRLRISATGDVITCLYAKASANLREILRGANSEERIKDEILKAVGSRAKTGFEAQEKYKDVFSNSMTSIGG
- a CDS encoding molybdenum cofactor biosynthesis protein MoaE; the protein is MKKRIEIVEHIDTSQVYTELSDPHSGGICVFIGAVRDFTQNEEVVALAFETYKKMALKEMEKIADEAIEKWKLNKVVMKHAVGHKGVEEPVVIVGASSAHRSACFEACRFLIDTLKETVPIWKKEIFKNKTVWVSAHP
- a CDS encoding MoaD/ThiS family protein is translated as MEVLFFGIAKDIVGASQMAFSSESEAPETVGALKKHLVHTYPEFSRLTTMAVAVNSEYAQDNVPLKRNDEVAIIPPVSGG
- a CDS encoding xanthine dehydrogenase family protein molybdopterin-binding subunit; this translates as MSTIIPSKFSRRSFLRTSSLASGGMLIGFNLFTACKDNVKMPVDIASLNYNNFNAFIKISNEGMVTIFSPNPEIGQGVKTAMPMLIAEELDVPWEHVNVVQGALDTKNFTRQVAGGSQSIRFGWDALRETGASARQILVNAAAARWGVDPSECTAKQGVITNSKGETLTYGDVANEAAILESERAASYAEIVEGDANEEAIEKIVLKDPEDFSIIGTDRGNVDIDKIITGKPLFGLDYKVDGMLYATVLRPPAFGQVLESFDATDAKAMPGVVDVIKIGDKAKKLLSGEQVNWTAKLAPTEKVVVIAENTWSAIKAKKAIKAVWSNGTPLESTAAHDKILTGLLDGKEFKTLRKDGDVTKAFAAADTILERTYESPFLPHNTMEPMNFFADVTDEKIHLVGPVQTPADAASTVAELLGRDMEEVHLEMTRMGGGFGRRLYGDFVYEAAEISDAIRKPVKMVSTREDDMTTGVYRPAIKYRIKASVKDGEITGYQLKEAAVNGNMYGLIPNFFPAGAIENYQVDVASYDSNISTGAWRAPYTNFLSYAEQSFLDELAELTEKDPVKMRMDLLEKVKGTTDDRIQYSAERLQDVLQLAVEKSGYGTDKEGVFQGICAYYCHNTHVAEVADVVMEGNTPVVKRITVAVDCGIVVNPLGALNQIEGGAIDGVGHAMYGDFSFKDGEPQSKNFDGYRLIRMNETPVVETHFIKNTLSPTGLGEPTLPPAGAAVAIAIKKATGNRLYKQPFVSNMNAQPILG
- a CDS encoding (2Fe-2S)-binding protein — its product is MPTYNLKINGKSREFEASDDMPLLWALRDQLNMVGTKFGCGIGQCGACTVHVDGNAARSCQLTVSQLDGKEITTIEGLSEDGSHPVQEAWKEIDVPQCGYCQAGQIMTASAFLERNPNPSSKEIRGAMHGNICRCASYNRIEKAVALAAENKLT
- a CDS encoding DUF6503 family protein encodes the protein MKKLVYVVLFLTFLACKEQVKPVEKQEEQKEETVVLNDFPEELRKVFDAHGGLNIWEKQRTLVFDLPKPDARETHTVDLISRKDKITTTNFSIGFDGQHVWLLDMDKSYNGDAVFYHNLMFYFYAMPFVLADDGINYGATEDLKFEGVSYPGIRISYDNDVGASSKDEYYLHYHPETFQMQWLGYTVTYRSGEVSDNVKWIRYADWMDINGIVLPKSITWHNYEGKTIKEEKSTVTFENVELSTQKKGATFYQKPEEAAYVTKE
- a CDS encoding TrmH family RNA methyltransferase; the encoded protein is MPEIKHISSTQNTLVKKIVLLRDKSKERKNTGLFILEGKRELVLALQRNYSLDTLLFNEKLVTASTIQENIDLHAKTDLVSVSQEVYDKIAYRNTTEGIIAIVQGKPHHLEQLKLGTENPLILVAEAPEKPGNIGALLRTADAANIDAVLIANPKTDLYNPNIIRSSVGCVFTGTIATGSSSEIISFLKANNIAIFCAALTASIDYSKIDYKGPTAIVVGTEDSGLSDVWLQQSTQNIIIPMEGHIDSMNVSVSAAILIFEAKRQRKSQ
- a CDS encoding M48 family metallopeptidase, with the translated sequence MNNTLVFYCILGILILEFVVSTVLNYLNSRHFKDEVPEDLKDVYNEEEYQKSQAYKLTNYRFGIFTSIFSLTLILLFLMLGGFGWVDDFVMDKTENPVLQALLFFGIIMIGSDILSTPFGIYQTFGIEEKFGFNKTTVKTFILDKIKGWAMTLIIGGALLALVIWFFQFAGKNFWLYTWALIAVFTLFINLFYSKLIVPLFNKQEPLPNGSLKEKIEGYAQNVGFDLQHIFVINGSKRSTKANAYFSGFGKEKRVTLYDTLINDLDEDEIVAVLAHEVGHYKKKHIIFNLITSILLTGVMLFILSLFINNPDISLAIGVNRPSFHAALIGFGILYSPVSEITGLLMNHFSRKFEYEADDYAKNTFAALPLVSSLKKLSKNSLSNLTPHPAYVFMHYSHPPLIDRIRNLKA
- a CDS encoding RelA/SpoT family protein — protein: MTQTAIEKENKLIAKQYKELLRISYQTLTDEDKKLIRSAFEIAVDAHKDQRRKSGEAYIFHPIAVAKIVASEIGLDAVSIASALLHDVVEDTEYTLDDIDRMFGETVARIVDGLTKISHLKKDMNISQQAENFRKMLLTLNDDVRVIIIKIADRYHNMLTMDSMPEHKQVKISSETLYIYAPLAHRIGLYNIKTELEDLSLKYTEPEVYNAIKNKIEESKEEQQAYIDSFSDVIDNSLKKEGLNYTIKGRMKSIFSMRRKMKAQNVSYEEIYDKFAIRIIYKSDAQNEKFLAWKIYSIVTDHFTPNPVRLRDWISSPKSTGYEALHITVMGPEGKWVEVQIRSERMHEIAEKGYAAHFKYKHGNQKEQGIEIWLNKLQEALENANTNAVDFVEEFKLNLYSKEIFVFTPKGELKSLPKGATPLDFAFSIHTEVGMRTRGAKVNGKLVPLNTTLNSGDRLEIITSNQAKPNQNWLDYATTARARSKIKSVLREEKKSIAEEGKEMLRRKLKSQKITLNEDSVNKMVTFFKLKTSLDLFYRVGMGSIDNQMLKDFASNYNNAFISFFKNKIRRTPAPEDVNKEEITSKYDMLVFGKEEEKLDYKLSQCCNPIPGDEVFGFVSVSEGIKVHKKNCPNAISLQSNYAYRIISAKWVDSTQEEFKVDIQLTGIDNLGLVSEITEVISGNMHVNMRNLNFSTDGGTFTGRITVVVKNNHILQKLIGHLKEINGIDKVGRL